The genomic interval AgccatatttttgttttattttactctTTTAAGATAATTTTGCAAAACAAGAGTCAGTTTCAAATATTTTACCAAAAATAATATATCTTACTGCTTTTCGAAACCATGGATAGAAGAAGCCATATATTAATGGATTACATGTGGAATTAATGTATCCAAGCCAGTTTAGGGCATCAAACAAAACCTCAGGAGTAGAAAAGTTGATAAATGGGTCAACCAAAATAGTAATAAAGACAGGTAACCAGCAAGCAATAAAAACCCCCATTACAATACCCAAAGTCTTTGCCGCTTTTCGGTCTTTCAGTTTGGAAATTTGAGTTGAGACTTCTGTTGTGTTTGTTGATGTATGTTTCATAATTTTTGCATGCCTTTGAGATACTATAAATATCTTAACATAAATTCCAACCATAACTGATCCAGGAGCAAAAAAACATGTGAAAAACATAACCAATGACCATAATTTGTTAAATGTAATTGGACATAAATTAAAACATTCCACCAACATCTCATATCCAGTAATTCCAGATACGTGAGAATTTGTTATCACTATTCCAAACGCAAATATAGccggtagaacccagcagatgaatATCATTTTCTTTATGACGGAGATTGTCATTTTAATGGGGTAATGGAGAGGACTGCAGACAGCATAAAACCTATCAATGGCAATGCAGCAAAGATGGAAAATAGAAACTACGCTCAGCATTAAATCAAAACTGTAATGGACTTTGCaaaatatttttccaaaaatCCAGCATCTCTTCACAGATCGGACCATACTGTAAGGCATTACTATAAGGCCAAGGGAGAAATCTGTAGCAGCCATTGAAAGAATTAATAAATTTGTTGGGGAATGAAGTTCCTTAAAATGACTGATGGAAATGATGATACCCAGATTACCAAATATGGTGATAGTAATTGAAAAACTAAGAAAAATGTACATCCCAAGATGAATAACAAGAGGTCTGTCATTGGGACAAAAAAGTGAGCTGTTTTCATATTTCAAACACTGAGGGTTAGTATTGGATATATCCATGTAAATGATCTTCTGTAAAACAAAAGATTCTCTGAAAGGAGAAAATATAACAACATTACACAcgaggacaaaattgttggtacccttcGTTTaatgacagaaaaacctacaatggtcacagaaataacttgaatctgacaaaagtaataataaataaaaattctatgaaaatgaacaaatgaaagtcagacgttGCTTTCCGCTTCAaccgaattttttattttttttttttaaaaaaataaaactcatgaaacaggcctggaaagaaatgatggttcctataacttaatattttgttgcacaaccttgcAATCAATACAATCAAATGATTCCTgtgactgtcaatgagacttctgcacctctcagcaggtattttggcccactccttatGAGTAAACTGCTGGAGTTGTCTTGGGATTGAAGGGTGTCTTTTCCAgacagcatgtttcagctccttccaaagatgctcaataggatttaggtcagggctcaaagaaggccacttcagaacagtccaatgttttcctcttagccattcttgggtgtttttagctgtgtgttttgggtcattatcctgttgcaagacccatggccTGCAACTGAgatcaagctttctgacactgggcataacatttctctctagaatcccttgattgtcttgagatttcattgtaccctgcacagattcaagacactttgtgccagatgcagcaaaacagccccagaacataacagagtctcctccatgtttcacagtagggacagtgttcttttcaagatatgcttcatttttctgtctgtaaaCATAGAGCTGATCTGCTTTGCCAAAAAccttgatttttgtctcatctgtccataggacattctcccagaagctttgtagcttgtcaacatgtagtttggttattattacttttgtccaattcaggttatttctgtgaccattgtgggtttcttATTTCATTAAACGGGGGGTTCCAACAATTTTTGTACATGTAGAGAACATAAGATGCCTTTAAAAGACTTAGGAAAGGACTAGCTATTAGTCTATCACCAATAGcaatatatgtactatactgtaatacATCTATCAATCCTAAACCATTCCTTCTCTCTTCCTTCTCGAACTACTCACCCATATGATCCAAACATCTGACTCCCAGGAGTCCATAGAACTACAAAATATAcaccaaagaagaaaaaaattccagcaggTAGTAACAAAAATAGCTATGGTCAAAGACCATATTTAACTGTTTTTGTTACTACCTTTTTAATTAATGGATTaaaagtacatttttattttggACCATCATTggatgctggaattttttcttttttttcttttttctttgttgAACAGTAAATCAATACTTGCTTTTTGTATTTACAGTGCAAAACActtctataaatatataattatttatttttacaacttTAGATTTTGTTAATAGACCTGTAGTCTGTTTAAAAGCCACAAAAATAGGTCAAATTGTTAAAAGATAAGACACTATATGTGTTTTCAGACAGCAACGTAGAAACCAGCAATGATTGTCAATGAGTTGCAAAACGGTTCAGTAGTACTTAAAGGCGCAAATGTGCCT from Leptodactylus fuscus isolate aLepFus1 unplaced genomic scaffold, aLepFus1.hap2 HAP2_SCAFFOLD_1251, whole genome shotgun sequence carries:
- the LOC142186984 gene encoding trace amine-associated receptor 3-like — translated: MYIFLSFSITITIFGNLGIIISISHFKELHSPTNLLILSMAATDFSLGLIVMPYSMVRSVKRCWIFGKIFCKVHYSFDLMLSVVSIFHLCCIAIDRFYAVCSPLHYPIKMTISVIKKMIFICWVLPAIFAFGIVITNSHVSGITGYEMLVECFNLCPITFNKLWSLVMFFTCFFAPGSVMVGIYVKIFIVSQRHAKIMKHTSTNTTEVSTQISKLKDRKAAKTLGIVMGVFIACWLPVFITILVDPFINFSTPEVLFDALNWLGYINSTCNPLIYGFFYPWFRKAVRYIIFGKIFETDSCFAKLS